Within the Desulfovibrio sp. genome, the region CGGTGCGCCAGGTGAGCGACAACATCGCCCATGATCTGAGAAGCCCGCTGACCCGTCTGCGCTCGCGCCTGGAACTGGCCCTGCTCGAACCTCCTGACGCTCTTTCCCAGCGCGTGGCCATGGAGGAGGCCATTGACCAGGCGGAATCCATCATCGCCACGTTCAACGCCCTTCTCACCATTGCCCAGGCCGAATCAGCCACTGCGCGAAGCAGTTTCGAAAGCCTGGACCTGTCCGCCCTGGTGCACGACGCGGTGGAGCTTTACGAGCCGCTGGCCGAGGACAAGGGAATCGCCATGTCCGTCGTGCTGACCGGCAGCCTCACGGCCAGGGGCAACCGCCACCTGCTCTCCCAGGCCATGACCAACCTGCTGGACAATGCAGTGAAATACACCCCCGAAGGAGGTTCGATCCGGGTGAGCGCGGAGCGTGACGGAGACACCGTCATCCTGAGGGTGGCCGACTCGGGCCCTGGCATCCCTCCGCAAGAGCGGGATAACGTGCTCAAGCGCTTCTTCCGATTGGACGAAAGCCGCAACACGCCAGGCTCCGGTCTTGGGCTCTCCCTGGTGGCCGCCGTGGCCAGGCTTCATGCAGCCAGGCTGGAACTTCTCGACAACGATCCCGGCCTTATCGTGAGGATAAGCATCCCCGGATGAACATCTGTTCATTTCCGGGAAACATTCCTGTCATTTACGATCCCTACTTCCTCGCATCACGGAAGCGGCACACGCTTCATACCTCAGGAGAGAATCCATGTACCGGATGAAACCGTTAAGAATCACCCTCGCAAGCGCACTCTTCGTTCTCCTAGCCGCTGGCCAGGCTTTGGCCCAAATGCCCAAGTTCGCGGACCTGGCAGAAAAGGCCGGGCCCGCTGTGGTGAATATCTTCACCGAAACCGCTCCCAAACAGACCCAACGCCAGCCGCGCATGCAGACCCCGCGCGGCACGCCCTTCGACGATTTCTTCGACCAGTTCGACCAGTTCTTCAACCAGCAGCCCCAGCGACGCTCACGTTCGCTGGGTTCTGGTTTCCTCATATCCGCCGACGGTTACATTCTCACCAACAACCACGTGGTGGAGAAAGCCGACAAGATCAACATAAAGCTCCAGAAAGGCGAAAAGACCTTGCAGGCCAAGGTTATCGGAACCGACCCGGAGACTGATCTTGCCCTCATCAAGATCGATAACGGAAGCAATCTGCCGTTTCTGAAGCTCGGCGACTCGGCCAAACTGCGCGTGGGCGACTGGGTCATGGCCATCGGCAACCCCTTCGGCCTGTCCCACACGGTCACGGCGGGCATCGTCTCGGCCAAGGGCCGGGTCATCGGGGCAGGAGCATACGACGACTTCATCCAGACCGACGCCTCCATCAACCCCGGCAACTCCGGAGGTCCGCTCATCAACCTCGACGGCGAGGTGATCGGCATCAACGCGGCCATCATCGCCTCCGGCCAGGGCATCGGCTTCGCCATCCCCTCCAACATCGCCAAGGATGTGGTCAACCAGCTCAAAAGCAAGGGGAAGGTCCGCCGTGGCATGATGGGCGTCACCATCCAGCCCTTGGATGAAAACACGGCCAAGGCCCTTGGCCTTTCCACGGATAAGGGCGCGCTGGTAAGCCAGGTCAATCCTAACAGCCCGGCCGAGAAGGCCGGACTGGCCTCTGGCGACGTGATCACCGAAGTCAACGGCCAGGCCGTGACCGACGCCCACGACCTGACCACCCGCATCGGCGCAATGCCCCCGGGCGATTCCGTGAACATCACGTATACCCGCAAGGGCCAGACCAAGACCGCCAAGGTCACCCTGGTCGAACGCGATATCAAGCAGTTCGGCCAAGCGGGCGAGGACGACTCCGCCCAGAGCGGCAACACCTTGGGCATGACTCTGTCCGCGGCCGATCCCCGCACCGGCCGCCCGGCGGGTGGACTCCTCGTGGTGAACGTGGAGCCGAACTCCCCGGCGGCCGAGGCCGGCATCCGCAAGGGGGACGTGATC harbors:
- a CDS encoding DegQ family serine endoprotease; its protein translation is MKPLRITLASALFVLLAAGQALAQMPKFADLAEKAGPAVVNIFTETAPKQTQRQPRMQTPRGTPFDDFFDQFDQFFNQQPQRRSRSLGSGFLISADGYILTNNHVVEKADKINIKLQKGEKTLQAKVIGTDPETDLALIKIDNGSNLPFLKLGDSAKLRVGDWVMAIGNPFGLSHTVTAGIVSAKGRVIGAGAYDDFIQTDASINPGNSGGPLINLDGEVIGINAAIIASGQGIGFAIPSNIAKDVVNQLKSKGKVRRGMMGVTIQPLDENTAKALGLSTDKGALVSQVNPNSPAEKAGLASGDVITEVNGQAVTDAHDLTTRIGAMPPGDSVNITYTRKGQTKTAKVTLVERDIKQFGQAGEDDSAQSGNTLGMTLSAADPRTGRPAGGLLVVNVEPNSPAAEAGIRKGDVIMEVNQRQVATPEEVASIVAKEGKANGAVLVLVKRQGQPVFRSIPVQ